In Thermocladium sp. ECH_B, a single genomic region encodes these proteins:
- a CDS encoding DNA-binding protein, producing MSKYLGTPLSEKDFEAVVKEAAKPSAKYRYTTGIALGRFLDELRRGRIIGTVCSHCRRVYVPPRIYCSHCFRELSEWVYVRDEGTIQTAVLTYISTTRERIEKPLVVGVIKLDLPEGYGDYAVDETFYPGVMHYICGATEDDVKSRRIFGKRVKAKWRSEKTGSVRDIECFEVIP from the coding sequence ATGAGCAAGTACCTAGGCACACCCCTATCCGAGAAGGACTTCGAGGCCGTGGTGAAGGAGGCGGCGAAGCCCAGCGCGAAGTATAGGTACACGACCGGCATAGCTCTAGGCAGGTTCCTCGACGAGTTGAGGCGGGGAAGAATAATTGGAACCGTTTGCAGTCACTGCCGTAGGGTGTACGTGCCGCCCAGGATATACTGTAGCCACTGCTTCCGCGAGTTGAGCGAGTGGGTCTACGTGAGGGATGAGGGAACCATTCAAACGGCTGTCCTCACGTATATATCGACCACTAGGGAAAGAATTGAGAAGCCCCTCGTGGTTGGAGTAATTAAGCTGGATCTACCGGAGGGTTATGGGGATTACGCCGTGGATGAGACCTTCTATCCAGGCGTGATGCATTACATATGCGGAGCAACGGAGGACGACGTGAAGAGCAGGAGGATATTCGGCAAGAGGGTTAAGGCGAAGTGGAGAAGCGAGAAAACGGGTTCAGTAAGGGATATAGAGTGCTTCGAGGTGATTCCATGA
- a CDS encoding acetyl-CoA acetyltransferase (Catalyzes the synthesis of acetoacetyl coenzyme A from two molecules of acetyl coenzyme A. It can also act as a thiolase, catalyzing the reverse reaction and generating two-carbon units from the four-carbon product of fatty acid oxidation) → MKMNTELKQRVAVVGAGLTLFRRRMLDTPKELAWIAAKQALDDAGLTLKDVDAVVIGSAPDAFDGVHLKGEYLSEGAGGINKPTMRVYVGGATGVFTPIAGWWHVASGLFDTVLVVAEEKMSSAAKPHPQYVFRYIWDPIVEKPLDPNLIWIFAMEMHRYMNKYNIKKEDIALVSVKNKRNAVDHPSAQLPDPNITVEKVLSSETLVWPVQQLDISPVSDGAAALVLTSEKVARRVTDNPVWIDGVGFTLDTTHWTNRELAFPAYVRRAGEMAYKMAGINNPRREIDVAEVYDPFDYKELHHMEGLGLAGRGEAPRLTREGVTQRDGDLPINPSGGLLGVGNPIAAAGLMKVAEIYYQLSGKAGKRQVKKPVYTGLAQAWGDLMQAGTVIVMRNT, encoded by the coding sequence ATGAAGATGAATACTGAACTCAAGCAGCGCGTCGCAGTGGTTGGGGCTGGATTAACGCTATTTAGGCGCAGAATGCTGGATACGCCGAAGGAGTTGGCGTGGATCGCCGCCAAGCAGGCGCTGGATGATGCTGGATTAACCCTTAAGGACGTGGATGCAGTTGTCATTGGCTCCGCCCCGGATGCATTTGATGGGGTTCACCTAAAGGGGGAGTACCTAAGCGAGGGGGCCGGCGGCATTAATAAGCCAACCATGAGGGTCTACGTGGGGGGAGCGACGGGAGTCTTCACGCCAATAGCGGGGTGGTGGCACGTGGCCAGCGGCCTCTTCGACACAGTTCTAGTGGTGGCGGAGGAGAAGATGAGCAGCGCCGCCAAGCCCCATCCACAATACGTTTTCCGCTACATATGGGACCCCATAGTGGAGAAGCCCCTTGACCCGAACCTGATCTGGATATTCGCCATGGAGATGCATAGATACATGAATAAGTACAACATCAAGAAGGAGGACATTGCGCTCGTCTCGGTTAAGAATAAGAGGAATGCCGTGGATCACCCATCCGCCCAGTTACCGGATCCCAACATAACGGTGGAGAAGGTCCTCAGCAGCGAGACGCTCGTGTGGCCCGTGCAGCAACTCGACATTAGCCCCGTGAGCGACGGCGCCGCTGCCCTAGTCTTGACAAGCGAGAAGGTGGCTAGGCGCGTCACTGATAACCCAGTGTGGATAGATGGCGTCGGCTTCACGCTGGACACGACTCATTGGACCAATAGGGAACTCGCGTTCCCAGCCTACGTGAGGAGGGCGGGCGAAATGGCTTACAAGATGGCGGGCATAAATAATCCAAGGCGGGAGATAGATGTGGCGGAGGTTTATGACCCGTTCGACTACAAGGAGCTGCATCACATGGAGGGACTTGGATTAGCGGGTAGAGGAGAGGCGCCGAGATTGACGAGGGAGGGAGTTACCCAGAGGGATGGGGACTTACCCATCAATCCATCAGGGGGATTACTGGGGGTCGGGAACCCCATAGCGGCGGCGGGACTAATGAAGGTGGCAGAGATATATTACCAGCTCTCTGGTAAGGCCGGTAAGAGACAAGTAAAGAAGCCGGTATATACTGGACTAGCCCAGGCCTGGGGTGACCTAATGCAGGCTGGGACGGTAATAGTGATGAGGAACACGTGA
- a CDS encoding acetyl-CoA acetyltransferase (Catalyzes the synthesis of acetoacetyl coenzyme A from two molecules of acetyl coenzyme A. It can also act as a thiolase, catalyzing the reverse reaction and generating two-carbon units from the four-carbon product of fatty acid oxidation) has product MPRVGIIGVGWFGFQPETSTYSFREMTYKAANRAYMDAGGLDPRKDIDAFVSSQEDFWEGISIADEFAPDQLGGAMRPVYTVAGDGLQGLASAYMMIRSGQFDVVAVESHAKPSDIETLGDIINMSMDPITMAPLRVRNPHALAALEARLYMHRTGATEEDLAHIVVRAKRNAIKNPRASFAMNIGEDDYLGGEKILDPLRRLDVAPLIDAAIVIVLASEEAAGKFTDTPIWVRGVGWATETSQWELHDMEYPLHAATAARMAYKMAGIDDPQKSIQLAEIDNRYSFKELQFIEALGLSPRGEAVKLMRDGAFEPGGRLPINPSGGALGEGVPLEAHGLARLLYAVESLRGDQAPAETAVIHGWRGVPTTTSSVVVLGR; this is encoded by the coding sequence GAGACCTCCACGTACTCCTTCAGGGAAATGACGTATAAGGCCGCCAATAGGGCATACATGGATGCAGGCGGACTTGACCCACGAAAAGACATCGATGCATTCGTCAGTTCACAGGAAGACTTTTGGGAGGGCATCTCAATAGCCGATGAATTCGCTCCGGACCAATTGGGGGGAGCAATGAGGCCCGTCTACACCGTGGCCGGGGACGGCTTGCAGGGACTCGCATCGGCCTACATGATGATAAGGAGCGGGCAATTCGATGTCGTTGCCGTGGAGTCACATGCTAAGCCCAGCGACATAGAGACCCTGGGGGACATAATTAATATGTCCATGGATCCAATAACTATGGCGCCACTACGAGTGAGGAATCCACATGCCTTGGCGGCGCTCGAGGCCAGGCTATACATGCATAGAACCGGCGCCACCGAGGAGGACTTAGCCCACATAGTGGTGAGGGCGAAGAGGAACGCGATTAAGAATCCCAGGGCCTCCTTCGCAATGAATATTGGGGAGGATGATTACTTGGGCGGCGAGAAGATCCTGGATCCCCTGAGGAGGCTGGACGTGGCTCCACTGATTGATGCCGCCATAGTCATTGTTCTAGCAAGCGAGGAGGCTGCGGGTAAATTCACCGATACGCCGATCTGGGTTAGGGGAGTTGGGTGGGCCACAGAGACATCCCAATGGGAACTACACGACATGGAGTACCCGCTCCACGCCGCCACTGCGGCCCGGATGGCTTATAAGATGGCTGGGATAGATGATCCCCAGAAATCAATTCAATTAGCTGAAATCGATAATAGGTACTCATTCAAGGAGCTTCAATTCATAGAGGCACTCGGACTCTCGCCCCGGGGAGAAGCGGTGAAGCTCATGAGGGATGGCGCATTCGAGCCTGGGGGCAGGTTACCCATTAACCCAAGCGGAGGCGCATTGGGGGAGGGCGTGCCCCTTGAGGCGCATGGATTGGCGAGACTGCTCTACGCCGTTGAATCGCTGAGGGGCGATCAAGCCCCAGCGGAGACCGCCGTCATTCATGGATGGAGAGGAGTGCCCACAACAACTAGTTCAGTGGTGGTTCTGGGGAGGTGA
- a CDS encoding cobalt transporter ApaG, producing MSDTKYFREVMEIEEYIYTAGPIGTKFLEGLRNGKLVAGKCSKCGTIHMPPKGFCPIDFQQVTETVEIEPMGIVRTFTVIREDLNGNKLEKPVTLAFIEFPGVSGGLIHYLKTDRPSIGMKVKPKWREKRQGSINDIEYFEPL from the coding sequence ATGAGCGACACAAAATACTTCCGCGAGGTAATGGAGATAGAGGAGTACATATACACGGCCGGCCCCATTGGAACCAAGTTCCTCGAGGGCCTCAGGAACGGTAAATTAGTAGCAGGTAAGTGCAGTAAGTGCGGCACCATTCATATGCCTCCAAAGGGCTTCTGCCCAATCGATTTCCAGCAAGTGACGGAGACCGTTGAGATAGAGCCAATGGGCATAGTGAGAACATTCACTGTGATTAGGGAGGACTTAAACGGCAATAAACTGGAGAAACCAGTGACCCTGGCATTCATAGAGTTCCCGGGCGTAAGCGGCGGATTAATCCATTACTTGAAGACGGATAGGCCAAGCATAGGCATGAAGGTGAAGCCAAAGTGGCGCGAAAAGAGACAGGGAAGCATAAATGACATAGAGTACTTCGAGCCCCTCTAA